A genomic segment from Roseibium algicola encodes:
- a CDS encoding cytochrome ubiquinol oxidase subunit I, producing the protein MELNVVDLSRLQFAMTALYHFLFVPLTIGLSILLATMETVYVMTGREVWKRMVKFWGTLFGINFVLGVATGLTMEFQFGMNWAYFSQYVGDVFGAPLAIEGLMAFFLEATFVGLFFFGWDRLSKRQHLAATWAVAIGTNLSALWILIANGWMQHPVGSAFNPDTMRMEVTSFYEVLFNPVAQAKFVHTVSAGYVTASMFVLGISAWYMLKGRHIPIAKRSMAIASAFGFASALSVVVLGDESGYEANLNQKMKLATIEAMWETEPAPASFNVIAWADMEKRENVFAIEVPYVMGLIATRSLDTIIPGIKDLVERTKDRIRQGAIAWDALQKIRQDPANASADVRETFLQNENSLGYAYLLLPFTDNPMEATTAQVDAAAWSTVPEVMPMFYSFRIMVACGFFFILMTTVFFYYSSSGRLDVLREKRRWLLHVAVWSIPLPWIACEMGWFVAEYGRQPWIIESMLPTSAGVSSLSVTEVLLTLAGFVALYSTLLVIEITLMIKYIKIGPEDGENPDAVPAAPKQPVPAAASVPAE; encoded by the coding sequence ATGGAACTGAACGTCGTTGACCTGTCCCGGCTGCAATTTGCCATGACAGCGCTCTACCACTTCCTGTTTGTGCCTTTGACCATCGGCCTGTCGATCCTGCTGGCCACCATGGAAACTGTCTATGTGATGACCGGCCGAGAGGTCTGGAAGCGCATGGTCAAGTTCTGGGGCACCTTGTTCGGGATCAACTTCGTCCTGGGGGTCGCTACCGGTCTGACGATGGAGTTCCAGTTCGGCATGAACTGGGCCTACTTCAGTCAGTATGTCGGCGATGTCTTTGGTGCGCCTCTGGCGATCGAGGGCCTGATGGCTTTCTTTCTGGAAGCCACATTCGTTGGTCTGTTCTTCTTCGGCTGGGACAGGCTCTCCAAGCGCCAGCATCTGGCTGCCACGTGGGCCGTCGCGATTGGAACAAACCTGTCGGCACTCTGGATTCTGATCGCCAACGGCTGGATGCAACACCCTGTCGGGTCCGCATTCAACCCCGACACCATGCGCATGGAAGTCACCAGTTTTTATGAAGTGCTGTTCAATCCGGTGGCGCAGGCCAAGTTCGTGCACACCGTTTCTGCAGGTTATGTCACCGCATCCATGTTCGTTCTGGGTATCTCTGCCTGGTACATGTTGAAAGGCCGACATATTCCGATCGCCAAACGATCCATGGCCATCGCGTCCGCATTCGGCTTTGCATCAGCACTTTCGGTTGTCGTTCTCGGGGATGAAAGCGGCTACGAGGCCAACCTGAACCAGAAGATGAAACTGGCGACGATCGAAGCCATGTGGGAGACGGAGCCGGCTCCGGCCTCGTTCAACGTGATTGCCTGGGCGGATATGGAGAAGCGGGAGAACGTCTTTGCCATCGAAGTGCCCTATGTCATGGGCCTGATCGCAACGCGTTCCCTCGATACGATCATTCCCGGCATCAAGGATCTGGTTGAGCGGACAAAGGACCGCATCCGGCAGGGTGCCATAGCCTGGGATGCGCTGCAGAAAATCCGGCAGGATCCGGCAAATGCAAGTGCGGATGTCCGCGAGACCTTCCTGCAGAACGAGAACTCGCTCGGGTACGCCTATCTGCTGCTGCCGTTCACGGACAATCCGATGGAAGCGACCACCGCTCAGGTAGACGCGGCCGCCTGGTCCACCGTGCCGGAAGTCATGCCGATGTTCTATTCCTTCCGGATCATGGTGGCGTGCGGCTTCTTCTTCATCCTGATGACCACGGTGTTCTTCTACTATTCGTCGTCCGGACGGCTGGACGTTCTGAGAGAAAAGCGCCGTTGGCTGCTGCATGTCGCAGTCTGGTCGATCCCGTTGCCGTGGATCGCCTGCGAAATGGGCTGGTTCGTCGCCGAGTATGGCCGTCAGCCCTGGATCATCGAAAGTATGCTGCCGACCTCTGCCGGTGTCTCGAGCCTTAGCGTGACCGAGGTCCTGCTGACGCTTGCCGGCTTTGTTGCACTCTACAGCACGCTTCTGGTGATCGAGATCACGCTGATGATCAAATACATCAAGATCGGTCCGGAAGACGGCGAGAACCCGGATGCGGTTCCGGCCGCGCCAAAGCAGCCGGTCCCGGCCGCAGCCTCTGTACCAGCGGAGTAA
- the cydC gene encoding thiol reductant ABC exporter subunit CydC — translation MRSVWHIIRTQHRYDSFHFWLGILVALLPAAAGLLLLGVSGWFITAAAIAGLSGAFLNIFAPSALIRAFAIVRTAGRYGERVLTHDATFRFLTGFRNRLFAAMALKTNDGQRSGLLLNRLTLDVAVLDTVYLRLVVPLVLSLVVAVSLLLVWSSVSPLLLLTGAVFVLAWLGLAVWTFARSDTKTARRSDAALDAMRLRAADLAAGRRDLAIYGGLEAAADSVLVADTRLAEAQEVEDRRTSKLTAGSTLLGQLFLAVMLLVCLHEVGNGALTAAFSVGLILVVMGLPEIFSMSLPGLSRLPRVALAAGRIMHLMRRPDEVEPSQSLSVPETRRQGAAPALAFEGVSFGYPGADRSVLEGLSFHLDQGEILALAGRSGCGKSTIGALAARLRKPGQGKIHLGGLEIDRISEKELRRKVTVIGQKAYLFNVTVAENLRVANPDAGDTELWRALEQAALAERISENPEGLQTILGEGGLGLSGGEQRRLALARAFLTRPALFVLDEMTEGLDAATAADVLDRFLSYRGDAAVLMIAHRRQELERADRVLDLTAPCSSGIRSPEIILSEFQ, via the coding sequence GTGAGGTCTGTCTGGCATATCATTCGCACCCAGCACCGGTACGACAGCTTCCATTTCTGGCTTGGCATTCTTGTGGCGTTGCTGCCTGCGGCCGCCGGGCTTCTTCTGCTCGGCGTTTCCGGCTGGTTCATCACCGCTGCGGCGATTGCGGGTTTGAGTGGCGCGTTCTTGAACATCTTTGCGCCAAGCGCGCTCATTCGCGCTTTTGCGATTGTCCGTACCGCCGGCCGTTACGGTGAAAGGGTCCTGACACATGACGCCACATTCCGGTTTCTGACCGGGTTCAGAAACCGGCTGTTTGCGGCGATGGCACTTAAGACAAACGACGGTCAGCGATCCGGATTGCTGCTCAATCGTCTGACACTCGACGTTGCCGTCCTCGATACGGTTTATTTGCGTCTGGTGGTTCCTCTGGTGCTGTCGCTGGTTGTTGCTGTCTCGTTGCTTCTGGTCTGGAGCAGCGTATCGCCGCTTTTGTTGCTTACCGGAGCAGTCTTCGTTTTGGCCTGGCTCGGGCTCGCGGTCTGGACGTTTGCACGGTCCGACACCAAAACCGCCCGCCGCTCTGACGCGGCGCTGGATGCCATGCGGCTTCGAGCTGCGGATCTGGCAGCAGGCCGGCGGGATCTTGCGATTTACGGCGGTCTGGAAGCGGCGGCCGACTCGGTCCTTGTCGCCGACACGCGATTGGCGGAAGCCCAGGAGGTTGAGGATCGCCGTACCAGCAAGCTGACAGCGGGTTCCACGCTCCTTGGACAGCTGTTTCTTGCCGTCATGCTTCTTGTCTGTCTGCACGAAGTCGGAAATGGCGCGCTGACAGCGGCTTTCAGCGTCGGTCTGATACTGGTGGTGATGGGGCTTCCGGAAATATTTTCGATGAGCTTGCCTGGCCTTTCCAGACTGCCTCGCGTCGCGTTGGCAGCTGGTCGGATCATGCACTTGATGCGTCGCCCCGATGAGGTCGAGCCTTCGCAGAGCCTTTCCGTACCAGAGACAAGACGCCAAGGCGCCGCGCCTGCGCTCGCTTTCGAAGGCGTCAGTTTTGGATATCCCGGTGCTGACAGAAGCGTTCTGGAGGGGCTCTCCTTTCACCTCGATCAGGGCGAAATTCTCGCATTGGCAGGGCGCAGCGGTTGCGGCAAGTCGACGATTGGGGCATTGGCCGCGCGGTTACGAAAGCCAGGGCAGGGGAAGATACATCTGGGTGGGCTGGAAATCGACCGTATCTCCGAGAAAGAGCTACGCCGCAAGGTTACCGTCATTGGTCAAAAGGCCTATCTCTTCAACGTGACCGTTGCCGAGAACCTGCGTGTTGCAAACCCAGATGCTGGCGACACGGAACTTTGGCGTGCGCTTGAACAGGCGGCGCTTGCTGAACGTATTTCTGAAAATCCGGAAGGCCTGCAGACCATTCTCGGTGAGGGGGGACTCGGACTGTCCGGTGGAGAGCAGAGGCGTCTTGCCCTGGCGCGTGCCTTTCTGACGCGGCCGGCCCTGTTTGTTCTGGACGAGATGACCGAGGGACTGGACGCCGCAACCGCTGCGGATGTTCTGGACCGGTTTTTGTCCTATCGCGGCGATGCGGCCGTCCTGATGATTGCGCACCGTCGACAGGAGCTGGAGCGGGCAGACCGCGTACTGGATCTGACGGCGCCATGCAGCAGCGGCATTCGGTCGCCGGAAATAATTCTTTCCGAATTTCAATGA
- the cydD gene encoding thiol reductant ABC exporter subunit CydD: protein MTIKREKIGTVAEGEGQDSGAAAAFGWPDKGESRSLKRAGRLLAVSDLLWIAQAGLISWALGSLPMMFSVADDGQVIEGDLTGLAFQAAAGIALVAVLRVFLQNRAETVARQTARAIQSRARAELLSVAARTSPSAEFPSSGAFAAHVTEQVDLLGPYYRNFEPQKVRLRLVPLGIVAATAVFSWVGALILVVCGPLIPVFMALIGMRAKAASETQQEELVRLSGSLLDRIRGLETLTLFGAIERTQRQIADAGERFRSGTMRVLKIAFLSSTVLELFSALGIAFCAVYVGFSLLGEIQAGTWGGPLTFAQGLFILLLAPEFFAPLRAYAAAYHDRAGGLAARKKLATLFPSQNTPGNPKRADGSDVPVGSISLSGPPAIQFRSVSITHDERCVFKEFNLTIEPDETLLVEGPSGSGKTTMIDGILGFQEPDSGKIQVNDLTATAIASLLRRKVIWLGQSPRLFHGSLKANLLRAVDTSAAVTEDDLWQALRLAGAEALVQRLPRGLETPLGEDGFGLSVGEIRRVALARAAMRKDAVLLLADEPTASLDEETAADVIEGLRKLCDGRTAVIATHDPALRKIASRRIDLKALGVLAEGEVFA from the coding sequence ATGACAATAAAAAGGGAAAAGATCGGGACGGTGGCTGAGGGTGAGGGGCAGGACAGCGGAGCAGCAGCTGCTTTCGGCTGGCCGGACAAAGGAGAAAGCCGCAGCCTGAAACGGGCTGGTCGGCTGCTGGCCGTATCCGATCTGCTGTGGATTGCACAGGCCGGACTGATTTCCTGGGCGCTCGGATCGCTCCCCATGATGTTTTCCGTCGCGGATGACGGCCAGGTCATCGAAGGCGATCTGACAGGCTTGGCTTTCCAGGCTGCCGCCGGCATCGCGCTGGTTGCTGTGTTGAGAGTGTTTCTGCAAAACCGAGCCGAAACGGTTGCCCGGCAAACTGCCCGTGCAATCCAGAGCAGGGCACGTGCAGAGCTGCTTTCCGTTGCCGCCAGAACGTCGCCATCTGCAGAATTCCCATCTTCCGGTGCCTTTGCCGCCCATGTTACCGAACAGGTCGACCTGCTCGGACCGTACTATCGGAATTTCGAACCTCAGAAGGTTCGGCTTCGTCTTGTGCCCCTCGGGATCGTTGCCGCCACTGCCGTGTTCAGTTGGGTCGGCGCGCTGATCCTGGTTGTCTGCGGGCCGCTCATTCCTGTTTTCATGGCGCTGATTGGTATGCGTGCCAAGGCTGCGAGCGAGACGCAACAGGAGGAACTGGTGCGGCTGAGCGGCAGTCTGCTGGACAGGATCAGGGGCCTGGAAACACTGACCTTGTTTGGCGCAATCGAGCGTACCCAGCGGCAAATCGCTGACGCGGGCGAACGGTTCAGATCCGGCACCATGCGCGTCCTGAAGATCGCATTCCTCTCCTCAACCGTTCTGGAACTCTTTTCCGCACTCGGAATAGCCTTCTGCGCGGTCTATGTGGGGTTTTCGCTATTGGGTGAAATCCAGGCTGGAACCTGGGGCGGGCCCCTGACCTTTGCGCAGGGCCTGTTCATTCTGCTGCTCGCACCGGAGTTCTTTGCCCCCTTGCGTGCCTACGCGGCAGCCTATCATGACAGGGCAGGCGGACTTGCCGCGCGGAAGAAGCTGGCGACACTTTTTCCGTCGCAGAACACCCCCGGAAACCCTAAGCGCGCTGATGGATCAGACGTGCCGGTCGGTTCCATTTCACTTTCAGGCCCGCCCGCCATTCAGTTCAGGTCTGTCAGCATTACCCATGATGAGCGCTGTGTCTTCAAGGAGTTCAATCTGACGATTGAGCCGGATGAAACGCTTTTGGTCGAAGGGCCGAGCGGCAGCGGCAAGACCACAATGATTGACGGGATACTGGGCTTCCAGGAGCCTGATTCCGGCAAAATTCAGGTGAACGACCTTACTGCAACCGCGATTGCATCATTGCTGCGTCGAAAGGTTATATGGCTCGGCCAGTCGCCCAGGCTGTTCCATGGCAGTCTCAAGGCCAACCTCCTGAGAGCTGTTGATACATCTGCAGCGGTTACGGAGGACGATCTCTGGCAAGCCCTTCGCCTTGCCGGGGCCGAAGCGCTCGTCCAGCGCCTGCCTCGTGGTCTGGAAACACCTTTGGGAGAAGACGGTTTCGGCCTCTCGGTTGGGGAGATCCGCCGGGTGGCTCTCGCGAGGGCGGCAATGCGCAAGGATGCTGTCCTGCTGCTGGCGGACGAACCAACAGCCTCGCTGGATGAAGAAACGGCAGCAGATGTCATCGAGGGATTGCGGAAACTTTGCGATGGCCGGACCGCCGTGATCGCCACACACGACCCGGCCCTTCGGAAAATCGCCTCGCGGCGGATTGACCTGAAGGCGCTCGGCGTCCTCGCCGAAGGGGAGGTGTTCGCGTGA
- a CDS encoding TetR/AcrR family transcriptional regulator — MARPKVENAEIRESLLQAAENRLRRQGSPRFSVTDLAADCRMSQSNVYRFFPNKAALMAGLAERWFADVEVALQVEISAAESWQSKLAAFVRVQLVIKSERFDDDPDLFRAYLTLAGEHPEPVTIHVSRLRKMLEGILGAVFEGRELKRACELVEDATQLFRDPFLIARLRPRCTEERAEAVLAAVLSELEHRLVR; from the coding sequence ATGGCAAGACCGAAGGTTGAAAACGCCGAAATCCGGGAGAGCCTGTTGCAGGCTGCGGAAAACCGCTTGCGGCGGCAAGGTTCGCCGCGTTTTTCCGTGACTGATCTGGCGGCCGATTGTCGGATGTCGCAATCGAATGTCTACCGGTTTTTTCCCAACAAGGCGGCTCTCATGGCCGGCTTGGCGGAACGCTGGTTCGCAGACGTGGAAGTTGCGCTTCAGGTGGAAATTTCAGCTGCGGAAAGCTGGCAATCGAAACTGGCAGCTTTTGTCAGGGTGCAGCTCGTAATCAAGTCAGAAAGGTTTGACGACGATCCGGACTTGTTCCGGGCCTATCTGACTCTGGCTGGAGAGCATCCCGAACCTGTCACCATCCATGTGAGCAGATTACGGAAAATGCTGGAAGGGATCCTTGGCGCCGTATTTGAAGGACGCGAACTGAAAAGGGCGTGCGAATTGGTTGAAGACGCAACGCAACTGTTCAGGGACCCGTTTCTGATTGCCCGCCTTAGGCCAAGGTGCACGGAAGAACGCGCCGAAGCGGTTCTCGCCGCGGTGCTTTCCGAATTGGAGCATCGTCTCGTGCGATAG